The Kribbella shirazensis genomic interval GACGAACTGATCGCCGACGGGTACGACGACGCCGCCAGCCTCCCGCTGATCGTCAAGGACACCCCGGGCGTCCGGTCCGCGCAGAATCTCGCCGGTACGACGACCACGCGGCAGCTCCCGTCGATCGGCGGCCGGGCGGTCGCCGCGGCGAAGGACCAGCTCCCGGCCCTGTGGAACGCGCTGAAGCCGTCCGCCGGCGCCCGCACCCTGAACAGCGGCGTCACCCGGATCTGGCTGGACGGCAAGGTCAAGCCGGTGCTGGACAAGAGCGTGCCGCAGATCGGCGCCCCCGACGCCTGGAACGCCGGGTACGAGGGCTCCGGCGTGCAGGTCGCCGTACTGGACACCGGCGTGGACGCGACGCACCCGGACCTGGCGGGCAAGGTCAAGGAGAGCCAGGACTTCTCCGGCAGCCCGAGCGGCACCGAGGACCACTTCGGGCACGGTACGCACGTCGCCGCGACCATCGCCGGTACCGGCGCGGCCGCGGGCGGGACCCGCAAGGGTGTCGCGCCGAAGGCCGACGTGCTCGTCGGCAAGGTGCTCGGCGACGACGGGTACGGCTACGACTCCTGGATCATCGCCGGGATGGAGTGGGCCGCCGGCAAGGGCGCCAAGGTCGTCAACATGAGCCTCGGCGGCGGCGCCACCGACGGGACCGACCCGCTCAGCCAGGCGGTCAACGACATCACCGCGCAGACCGGCACCCTGTTCGTCGTCTCCGCCGGCAACGAGGGTGCGGACGAGACGGTCGGTACGCCGGGCGCCGCGGCGTCGGCGCTGACCGTCGGCGCCGTGGACCGCGACGACAAGCTCGCCGACTTCTCCAGCCGCGGACCACGGCTCGGTGACGCCGGGCTGAAGCCGGAGATCACCGCGCCGGGCGTGGACATCATCGCGGCCCGCGCGACCGGCACGGCCATGGGTTCTCCGGTCGACAACCACTACACGGCCGCCTCGGGTACGTCGATGGCAGCGCCGCACGTCGCCGGTGCCGCCGTCCTGCTCGCGCAGCAGCACCCGGACTGGAAGGCCGACCAGCTCAAGAACGCACTGGTCAGCACCGCGAAGACCCAGCCGGGCCAGACCGTCTACCACCAGGGCGCCGGCCGCGTCGACCTGACCCGCGCCGTCGCGCAGAAGGTGACCGCCACGGGCGTCGCGGACTTCGGTCTGCAGACGACTGCCGACACCAGCAGCCGGACCGTCACCTACCGGAACGACTCCGGTTCGCCGGTCACGCTCACGCTGTCCCTCCAGGTGACCAACCTCGACACCAACCTGCCGGCGACGGACGGCTTCGGTCTCCCGGCGACCGTGACGGTCCCGGCCAACGGCACCGCCGACGTACAGCTGTCGCTGGACGGGGCGAAACTCGGCCGCGGTCAGTACAGCGGCTGGATCGTTGCCACCGGCACCGGCGGCGTCGTCACCCACACCGCGGTCGGAGCCCTCCGCTCCGGGCCGAAGCACAAGGTCACAGTGCGCGCGGTCGACCTCCACGGCGAGCCCACCGGCGTCCCGGTGTTCTCGTTGTTCGGCGACAACTCGCGGTCCGACGTCATCGGCTGGCTCCGGGACGGGGCGACGTACACGGCCGAGGTCGAGGAAGGCACGTACCTGCTGCACTCGCTGGTCGAGGACAACGACCCGCAGAACGAGCAGGCCAGCCTGTTCACCGACCCGAACGTGGTGGTCGACAAGGACATCGAGATCGTCATCGACGCGCGGAAGGCGGCGCCGATCACGATCGAGACGCCGAAGCCGTCGGAGCAGCAGTCGATCCTGAGCTACTACGTGCACCGCGTGTACGGCAACGGCCGCTCGATCAGTCACGGCGTGATGCACTTCAGCACGGTCCAGCAGGTCAACGTGACGCCGACCAAGCCGGTCCAGGACGGCAGCTTCGAGTTCTCGTCCCGCTGGCAGCTGGTTGCGCCGTTGGTGCAGGCGGCGGTCCCGGGGGTGCCCGGTCCGCTCGACATCAACCTCCTGCACCGGTCGCCGTCGTAC includes:
- a CDS encoding S8 family peptidase, with protein sequence MSSPRRAAALTTAAVLALGAATVIPSAAAPPPNSATQTATQTTQTTQTSAITLITGDVVEVSDAGGGKKAASVRPAPGREDVSFHTVEADGGLRVLPSDAVPFVSAGVLDVDLFDVDELIADGYDDAASLPLIVKDTPGVRSAQNLAGTTTTRQLPSIGGRAVAAAKDQLPALWNALKPSAGARTLNSGVTRIWLDGKVKPVLDKSVPQIGAPDAWNAGYEGSGVQVAVLDTGVDATHPDLAGKVKESQDFSGSPSGTEDHFGHGTHVAATIAGTGAAAGGTRKGVAPKADVLVGKVLGDDGYGYDSWIIAGMEWAAGKGAKVVNMSLGGGATDGTDPLSQAVNDITAQTGTLFVVSAGNEGADETVGTPGAAASALTVGAVDRDDKLADFSSRGPRLGDAGLKPEITAPGVDIIAARATGTAMGSPVDNHYTAASGTSMAAPHVAGAAVLLAQQHPDWKADQLKNALVSTAKTQPGQTVYHQGAGRVDLTRAVAQKVTATGVADFGLQTTADTSSRTVTYRNDSGSPVTLTLSLQVTNLDTNLPATDGFGLPATVTVPANGTADVQLSLDGAKLGRGQYSGWIVATGTGGVVTHTAVGALRSGPKHKVTVRAVDLHGEPTGVPVFSLFGDNSRSDVIGWLRDGATYTAEVEEGTYLLHSLVEDNDPQNEQASLFTDPNVVVDKDIEIVIDARKAAPITIETPKPSEQQSILSYYVHRVYGNGRSISHGVMHFSTVQQVNVTPTKPVQDGSFEFSSRWQLVAPLVQAAVPGVPGPLDINLLHRSPSYDGKKQFRIATSLEDAKGALVVLPSDDEGEQIEAAAAAGAAAIILIRPADWTAWTVWRPVGDREPIPAMVTTFKDGQKLLDRARLGDATIDLTLTTSSPYLYDVQQVSTGFIPAKINYKVTAANSARITTRYADNGGFNWAKEQRFGWRPWQEYSWNDSQRFVETPKVREEWVTSGDSLWQHRVHHLYTWDTMNPLGGGMTSVPRSYRSGPSVETWFGPVVRPAAAPGIASTRTGDRLSLRIPNFVDENGHYTRGETTSASATLSRDGQVVAQLPNAWADVTTSSEDAAYKLDLSTARIDKQGEWNWGTRTETSWEFRSSKQPVDKAVPLALQQVDYKVPVDLTGKVSARTHVVGFESAQARSLQAWASFDEGTTWQRLVVVGAAGHYLAVVPNAHGTVSLKVQATGTNGSKITQTVIRAYGVR